One genomic window of Macrobrachium rosenbergii isolate ZJJX-2024 chromosome 51, ASM4041242v1, whole genome shotgun sequence includes the following:
- the Mlf gene encoding myeloid leukemia factor isoform X1, producing the protein MSLFGSLMGDFDEDPFFGSHRSMMRQMDQMMNSMMDPFEGNPFFVPSPFPALTQGRRQPRAARPREPFSALAIPTMGTLMSSMDQMARQAECHTFSSSSVMTMTTGPDGRPTVYHASTSSRGVPGGVRETRRTVHDGHSGVRKMAIGHHIGERSHIIEREHKDGNLEERQEFVNLEEEEAADFDKEFRRHTQGGDSRSLDYRPRHRPSASAHRPRSSNLPALTSSSYRRRSRPMLSITAGPSDDQRRREKREEHRQRFKQV; encoded by the exons ATGTCGCTCTTTGGGTCGTTAATGGGCGACTTCGACGAAGACCCCTTCTTCGG GAGCCATCGCTCGATGATGCGTCAGATGGACCAGATGATGAACTCGATGATGGACCCCTTCGAAGGGAACCCCTTCTTCGTGCCCTCCCCCTTCCCGGCCCTCACCCAGGGGCGTCGCCAGCCGCGGGCGGCTCGGCCGAGGGAGCCGTTCTCCGCCCTGGCAATCCCCACCATGGGCACCCTCATGAGTTCCATG GACCAGATGGCACGCCAGGCAGAATGCCACACCTTCAGTAGTTCCTCTGTTATGACAATGACGACGGGCCCAGACGGTCGTCCCACT GTTTATCATGCAAGTACTTCCTCCAGGGGAGTCCCCGGAGGTGTAAGAGAAACACGGCGTACTGTACACGATGGCCATTCTGGCGTGCGGAAGATGGCAATTGGTCACCACATTGGAGAGCGTTCTCATATTATTGAAAGGGAACATAAAGATGGGAACTTGGAGGAGAGGCAAGAGTTTGTCAACTTAGAAGAAG AGGAAGCAGCTGACTTTGATAAAGAATTCCGCCGTCACACTCAGGGTGGAGATTCACGTTCTCTTGACTACCGACCCAGACACCGCCCTTCAGCTTCAGCACACCGACCTCGTTCTTCCAATTTGCCTGCTTTGACCTCCTCCag TTACAGAAGGCGTTCTCGGCCTATGCTTTCCATCACTGCTGGCCCCAG
- the Mlf gene encoding myeloid leukemia factor isoform X2, with translation MSLFGSLMGDFDEDPFFGSHRSMMRQMDQMMNSMMDPFEGNPFFVPSPFPALTQGRRQPRAARPREPFSALAIPTMGTLMSSMDQMARQAECHTFSSSSVMTMTTGPDGRPTVYHASTSSRGVPGGVRETRRTVHDGHSGVRKMAIGHHIGERSHIIEREHKDGNLEERQEFVNLEEEEAADFDKEFRRHTQGGDSRSLDYRPRHRPSASAHRPRSSNLPALTSSSDDQRRREKREEHRQRFKQV, from the exons ATGTCGCTCTTTGGGTCGTTAATGGGCGACTTCGACGAAGACCCCTTCTTCGG GAGCCATCGCTCGATGATGCGTCAGATGGACCAGATGATGAACTCGATGATGGACCCCTTCGAAGGGAACCCCTTCTTCGTGCCCTCCCCCTTCCCGGCCCTCACCCAGGGGCGTCGCCAGCCGCGGGCGGCTCGGCCGAGGGAGCCGTTCTCCGCCCTGGCAATCCCCACCATGGGCACCCTCATGAGTTCCATG GACCAGATGGCACGCCAGGCAGAATGCCACACCTTCAGTAGTTCCTCTGTTATGACAATGACGACGGGCCCAGACGGTCGTCCCACT GTTTATCATGCAAGTACTTCCTCCAGGGGAGTCCCCGGAGGTGTAAGAGAAACACGGCGTACTGTACACGATGGCCATTCTGGCGTGCGGAAGATGGCAATTGGTCACCACATTGGAGAGCGTTCTCATATTATTGAAAGGGAACATAAAGATGGGAACTTGGAGGAGAGGCAAGAGTTTGTCAACTTAGAAGAAG AGGAAGCAGCTGACTTTGATAAAGAATTCCGCCGTCACACTCAGGGTGGAGATTCACGTTCTCTTGACTACCGACCCAGACACCGCCCTTCAGCTTCAGCACACCGACCTCGTTCTTCCAATTTGCCTGCTTTGACCTCCTCCag